In the genome of Candoia aspera isolate rCanAsp1 chromosome 1, rCanAsp1.hap2, whole genome shotgun sequence, one region contains:
- the FAM110C gene encoding protein FAM110C: MPTELPHLVRMHAISDLPSSLTARLLHKGPEYLRKQMEAGNPSRKSAVERLAADKAKYVKSQQVIGRKQLPAITLSSTSESSSENCSVESKKIEHLGEEKDTTAKVPRAAELSPAALQGGPPIVRRNSAKRQIRPDSLVIYRQKCEFVRGQSQENTRGNLVRRLFQGSFKEKQRVSEVSRVVLKEETIPEMEGTVLGKDTSHNYDLEGQNSPTKANPVPILASRCKNALNVTSAPYDVKEMRRKGLQRSQSDISSRYSKPFSEFDTFFKNCGLTPEVIEDLGQENFSVASDNFSFHIHSISGATSESNFTRHSGEDGLLEEEVTEQAPSGTSVIERNARIIKWLYMCKKAKEANVMMQDFP, encoded by the coding sequence ATGCCAACTGAACTCCCTCACCTGGTGAGAATGCATGCCATCTCTGACCTGCCCTCCTCCCTGACAGCACGGCTTCTCCACAAGGGTCCAGAGTACCTTCGCAAGCAGATGGAGGCAGGCAACCCTAGTAGGAAGAGCGCTGTGGAAAGGCTGGCAGCAGATAAGGCCAAATATGTGAAAAGCCAGCAAGTCATCGGCAGGAAGCAGCTGCCAGCCATCACCCTCAGCTCAACTTCTGAAAGCAGCAGCGAGAATTGCTCAGTGGAAAGCAAGAAGATTGAGCACTTGGGTGAGGAGAAAGACACAACAGCCAAGGTTCCCAGGGCTGCAGAGCTGAGCCCAGCAGCCCTGCAGGGTGGTCCTCCCATTGTGAGGCGCAACAGTGCTAAAAGGCAGATCAGGCCAGATTCCTTGGTGATCTATCGTCAGAAGTGTGAATTCGTCAGAGGCCAAAGCCAGGAGAATACTCGTGGGAATTTGGTCCGGAGGTTGTTCCAGGGCTCCTTCAAGGAAAAGCAGCGGGTTTCTGAGGTGTCCAGAGTTGTACTCAAGGAAGAAACCATTCCTGAAATGGAAGGGACTGTCTTGGGCAAAGACACAAGTCATAACTATGATCTAGAAGGACAGAATTCACCCACAAAGGCAAACCCAGTGCCCATTCTTGCCAGCAGATGCAAAAATGCCCTAAATGTGACTTCAGCACCTTATGACGTAAAGGAAATGAGGCGGAAAGGTCTTCAAAGATCTCAATCGGATATCAGTTCCCGATATTCAAAACCTTTCTCTGAATTTGACACTTTTTTTAAGAACTGTGGCCTCACACCTGAAGTAATAGAAGATCTAGGCCAAGAGAACTTTTCTGTGGCTTCAGACAACTTCTCATTCCATATCCACAGCATCAGCGGGGCGACGTCAGAAAGCAATTTCACAAGGCACAGTGGTGAAGATGGACTCCTGGAAGAAGAGGTCACAGAACAGGCGCCTAGTGGAACCTCTGTGATTGAACGCAATGCTCGGATAATCAAGTGGCTGTACATGTGCAAGAAAGCCAAAGAGGCAAATGTGATGATGCAGGACTTTCCATAA